The sequence AAATTCTCCAAGTTCGCGGATAACAGCTTGACGAGAAACCTTTGCCCAACATAAACAAGAAAAGAAGTGTCCGCCACAACCATCGGCATCACCAGCTGACATTCAACTCCGCTGTCTCTGAGTTCCTCCTGTAGGGCTTCGCTATACGAACAGAGAAACGCTTTAGAAGCCCCGTAGAGGGCGACGAATGGCATTGGAACGTGTCCGCCCTCAGAGCTCATGTTCACAATGATCCCCCGGTGACGTAGTTTCATGCCGGGTAGAACCATCTGAACCATCATCACAGTGGAGAGCATGTTGACGGTAAACACTTGATCCATTTCCGATTGTGTGATTTCCTCCACCGTAATCGGGTGCTTGTGAATGACTCCAACGTTGTTCACTAACAAGaatacaatatttaaaaaatgactCAACACTGAATATTGCAGACTCACCAAGCACTCCAACGTCGAGTCCTTCAAGCTCCTTACGAATTCGGGCGTACACCCGATAACCATCGGAAAAGTCAATGTCCATTATCTTCACTTCCACATTGCACTCGGAACGAATTTCTCGTTCTACCTGTTGCAGTTTGGATTTGGTTCTGGAGATCAGCAGCAGGTTCATGCCATTGCGAGCCAAATTCAACGCGTACTGCTTTCCGATCCCATCGGACGACCCCGTTACCACTAGAATCATGTTAGTTAGTCTAATCGgaagttctatgtgataaataaAGGCAACTCACCGGCCCATGGACCATATCGGTCTTTGAGA comes from Armigeres subalbatus isolate Guangzhou_Male chromosome 2, GZ_Asu_2, whole genome shotgun sequence and encodes:
- the LOC134218114 gene encoding very-long-chain 3-oxoacyl-CoA reductase-like — encoded protein: MFENGCSLFAIYLLSFIGLYASLIFLYETLNSPVRIIWRVLFPKPSLKDRYGPWAVVTGSSDGIGKQYALNLARNGMNLLLISRTKSKLQQVEREIRSECNVEVKIMDIDFSDGYRVYARIRKELEGLDVGVLVNNVGVIHKHPITVEEITQSEMDQVFTVNMLSTVMMVQMVLPGMKLRHRGIIVNMSSEGGHVPMPFVALYGASKAFLCSYSEALQEELRDSGVECQLVMPMVVADTSFLVYVGQRFLVKLLSANLENFGKMAVWLIGKTYYTTGCWYHAVQVTGLRMFPRWILTKIILFYMRRMSREQEKAS